The genomic DNA aataatattttgtttccatttccaTTCCTTCTTAAATATAAATGGATTTAGTGATTCTAATTTTCAAGTTTGGATGTATTTAAGAATGTAAGAtttgaatgattatttgtttttatttcaatgttaaaaaaattatttttattttttattttttaaaaaactcacACTATGcatagttttcaaatatatattgatgtgtgattttaaaatatatttgttttaaaaatttataacactATTGATTGTTGTTTATGagaaacaattttctaaaacaaagtaagaagtttaataatttttaaaataatttgaaactcaaaaatatatataatgacttTGAAAATTAGtagacataattaatattttaaattctttaataaatcttttaatttataagaataatttgaaattcaaaatttgataaattatttatagattaaataaataaaaaattaaaatatcaagtCTTTAGTTGAGTACTAAAAATATgcatgtaatgaaaattttgacttatttatactttaaaaaattaaaatttgtttgttttaaaattcattcaaaataaaatagtattagcaattattaattttacattattattattattatttatttttaacaaaataaatcaattatgctttaataagatattaatatccatattttataatatttgtaaaaaaataattgatgattttattataatattattattcatatttcattaaaaacgatttatttaattttaatttatttataactacaaaactatttttatttttaaaaagactttAATTAAAgttagtttatattatatagatggaaattataattttttacaaaagctaaataaaaaatatttttaaaacccatGTATATTAAAGCTTTTATTTGcacaataaatgatattaaacgATAACACAAATCATATCATGTCATAAACTTTTCAAGCCAATCTTTTTTTAAgtggagagagagaaataagaattttgatttttgaaaaaatagaggAGATCGAGTAATAAGAGATTCTCGTCCTTATATGTCTCCACAGGGCCACATCTCCACAAAATGGCACCATTTTTATCACGTGACTATAGTTGTACCGTATCACAGCGACAATGACAAAAGAGTGGGTGGTTGCGACGTGCGAGCGGATCAAAGCCCAGTCATGTGAAAGCTTGGCACCATGTCCACCAAAAGGAGTCACTAACTAAGGTTCtgccatcactattttccgacACATAAACTCAAAATTGCCTTTACGAAACTAGTTAGATGACGTCCGTAATTTTAATCTATGCCGGCCTGGTTATCTACTTGCCACTTCATTAGAAATTGGTTAATATTATGCTACTGTTGGCATCTTGCAAGCGTCGAGGCGTGGCAGATGTGGCCGATGTTTGCGTTGTGAACATGTGGTGAATAAGAAAACCAGAaagaaaaaaccattttaaGACATACCTTTTATTTTGCCTCGGAAGTGGGGAACAGAAGTTGGCTTTACTGCTAGTTTTTCGACAACTGGGGGCTTCCACTAGTATATTTGTAGCTTTCGTCggcattttttaaatttggaattgCCAATAACGGTGGTATTGGGTTTTTCACTGTATTTTGCCGTGCTTGACTACTTGCTTCCCCAACCAAGGTTAGGCTTTGAAGTCTAAATTGCCTAAAATACTTATCATTACAAACCAATTTTGAGACTTTTCTAGGTGAAACTTTGACACAAATCACTAGAAAAATCCTTTGGTTGTCtccaacataaaagaaaaacaattattaagAGTTTGATTTCTAGAATATAGGGTTGTAATTTAAGTGGGTTGATTAAGTTAGTGGTTAATGGAAgctcaattttaattaaaaggtAATTAATTCAAGTTCAATTTAACCATTTCTTTAACATGATATATTGAATCGAAGTTCAatctaatcttatttttttaagtagtGATTGAGTTTAAGTTAAACTTATGTTACTGATTGACtgtattatataattaaaaattcacttataataatttatctatatatataaatttatataaaaacttaaataataaatatgaaaaaaaataaaataaaataatttgatattttttaaaaaaaaaattaaaaagaaagttaatattattataaagacgatagatattatgaatattataaaagtattaaatGAAGTTTGGATTAAATTTGAGTTGTCTgaattcattcaaaattaaGCTTGAGTTGAAAAAACTTAATTCAAACTCAactaaaatattacaaatatttgtttaaaatcaaaaataaaaaataaaaaattggagttaACTCACCGAAATTACCGTTTTTTTCAACTTTAAGCCCGCCtatctaatattttaatcatattttttttctctattttattatattttatttcatttccttaCCTTTCggttctattttcatttttcattaaattttttataattggaagAGAAATATGATTGAGATCTTGAAGATGGTATTTGATATTGACACgtctgaatttatttattttaaaaaatggatgaaTGAAGAGTATTCGATTGGATTGTCAATTGTGAATGTGATTTGACTGACACCCAATGGCTTGAGTGTAGCAAAAACATGTTGCATGCGCCTCAGAAACGCTGTACGGGGGATGTGGGGCTTTTTTATCTTCTAcggtttaaaaaataattattaaaaagtgttacttttaaaaagaattcttaaaatatgataattataaaacgattaataaatctaatacattttttttatcactttaaaagatatttttttgaagacataccttccatatttttcatattatcgatacatgttaaaaaaataaattaaatttatataaaaagacGTCTtccataattttataaaattaaatatatgataaagatatatttttaaaatatattttttcataatttttattagtcattcacttaaaagaaaaataaatttatattaaataaatatacttttcataatattataaaatcaaatttatattaaatgtgtgtcttgaaaaaatatttttcacaatttttatataagttgtaaaaaaattttgaatttatgttgaaaatatctttataattttataaaattgaatatttgaatttatattaaaaacatctctatattttataaatttaaatttatatttttttataatttttatattaattacctattttaaaaaattaaatttatattaaaggaaactattttaatgtatatttaattttgtgattACATTGAATTTTTATGAAACTGTGAAAGATATTTTTGGAAGAGTCACGTTTACAATAAATTCATTACAAAAATTCCCGGGGATGCGCGTGCACCTAATTCAAGGCACGTATCCTCATCTGCAGTATCAACACCTGCAAAACAAGGAACCGCGGCTTTTCATGGTTGTACCTTCGAGACTCATAAAGTCAATGGCTAAATTTATGTCTAAAAGGTACAATGCGTCACAAGGGGCAACTCCGCGAATTGCTGAGTTGAAGGAAGGGAAGGCAAGCATCCGTACCCCTTGTGATTGACTATTAGCTCCACCTTCCCTTCTCTCACTCGAATCTTTTTCTTCCACCAAATGCCTTATTCTCGTTTACATCTCCCTCACCCTGTGGAACGTACGCGTCTGTGTTTTTAGGAGGCAGAGCTTTTCCGGCTGTGAGTCATTCAGCAATGTAAGTATTTTATTCTGTCCCTCTCTATGCGCCATTGGTAAGAGAACGTAGAACTAAGACTAACACCATTAGAGTTCGTTTATCtatctttttgttttgcatTTCAAGGGTGAGAAAGTTAACAAGAAAGAACTAATTAATGGGAGAGAAGAGAATGAAACGTTTATTCTTCTCTGTTTGTTTCCgaagaaagaaatagaaaaacccGTCgcccttcattttctctttctatattttaaactttttgacGGCCAAGAGGAGGTCATAAAACTTTTCCTTGGTTTATCTCCCCTTCTTCCGTTTCCTTAACGTTGCTTTGCAGAAATGTTGGCTGGCTGGATCCTTACAAGTCACTGGTCTGTCTCAATTTTTTAGGGTTAATGCAGAGAGCAAATAGGCCAATCAGACGAGTTTATTGGAAACTCGGCTAACCGAGTCACGAGCCCTGGATTGTCGAGTTAAGGAGGATCATACAGACAAGGAAGGGGAAGGAAAGGAAAGATAAGTGCGTGTTTAGAATACTctcaaaaaaagttattaaagaATGGTTTTTCATATCggttttaaaaacagttttcattgttttttcaaaaacagttttcgGTCTTTCACATCtgcttttaaaaacagtttaaGACTTAGACATGAGAACGGTTTTCCAAACTTATTTTCCATCAAGATAAGTTGCCcagtataataaaaaatgttaccAACGTCAGTGGAGTGGGCCATTCTTAGACTTCCTGTTAGATCTGAACCTGATTTAGTTGCCCAATATAATCTGAAGACTTTTTGGTAGCAaattataatttcttatttttttcttcaaataaagtAACTCTCCTGCTATTCGGGCAGTCATGCAATAAGTAAAAGTGGGGGTTGTTGTACAATTGTAATGATATAATTGCAGAGGATTACAGGAAGGGTACTTGGGGTCTAGAATCTGTATCAAGTGCCGACTTACATCTGCTAAAATATCTGATTAATTAGAAACGTGGAGTCATGTAACCCCTAAGAATGTTAGGTGAATGGTTTTTCTTTAGAGGCatctaaaattgatttaatattaatttaaccATCTGCACCGTAGATCTCGTCAAATTTATGACTAAGTGACTAACCTGGGCTTTGGTCTCAGTAGCTGTTCTTTCAATTGTTGACATGGCCTTTTTTCAGCTTCGCGGTTGCATCAGCGCTAACCATGCAGAGCCCGGTGGAGAAGAAGCCAGGAGTCTACACGTACATGGCTCAATGGCCAATCTATTCATTAGCATGGTCGGTCCGGCGTGACAAGAAATCGCGCCTCGCTGTCGGAAGTTTCCTGGAAGACTACAGCAACAAGGTGGAGGTGGTGCAATTCAGCCAAGAAACATTAGATTTCTCCACCGACAGCCGTCTAGTGTTCGACCACCCATATGCACCCACAAAATTAATGTTCTTCCCCTCCGAGGAAGCCATGAACCCAGATCTCATCGCCACCTCCGGAGACTATCTCCGGCTGTGGGAGATCCACGACGACCGTATTGAGCTAAAGGCACTTCTGAATGGTAATAAGAGCGAGTTCAACTCGGCCATCACATCATTCGACTGGGCTCAGTTGGACGCACGTCGGATTGCCACGTGCAGCGTGGACACCACTTGCACTATATGGGACGTAGAGAGGGCGGCTGTGGACACTCAACTGGTGGCCCATGATAAAGAGGTGTTTGATATTTCGTGGGGTGGGGTTGGGATTTTTGCATCAGTGTCGGGTGACGGTTCAGCTAGAATTTTTGATTTGAGGGACAAGGAAAGATCTACGATTATATATGAAAACCCCATTCCGGATAGTCCTTTGTTGAGGTTAGAGTGGAACAAGGGTGACCCTAAGCTCATAGCCACAGTGGGAATGGACAGTAATAAAGTGGTGATTTTGGACATTAGGTTCCCCACAGCCCCCATATTGGAACTAAGGAAGCACGAGACGAGCGTGAATGCAATATCTTGGGCTCCGCATGTCGGACGCCATCTGTGCTCCGTGGGCGACGATTCCAGGGCTCTGATATGGGACGTGGCTAGTCATGGCTTTAGACTGGACGCGACAGACGAAGTGGAGCCCATCATGTGGTACGGTTCTACAGCTGAAATCAATCAAGCGCGCTGGTCTCCGGTTGACTTGGATTGGATTGCCATTGCTTTCTCTAACAAATTGCAGCTCTTGAAGGTGTGAGGTATATTTTCATTGAGTGTTTGTAGTTGTACTACTTTTAAGTTCTTATCTTGGGCATTTAGTTTGATGTAGTGGATGGTATCCTACCATAAAATATTGTAgcatattaatttgatttcatgtCAGGTAACCAGATGACTCTTTAAAGCTCTACCATAAGCGTAAGATTGTTTAAAGGAATGGGTTGAGGGTTGAGGTTGCCTACTGTTattgttataaattataaaattaatgactCTCTCCGTTGATTCTTATTTTAGCCAGTTGTGGATGGGatgtatttttttctattattggATCGGTGCTTGGTGAATCTGACAAGGGTTTAAATATCAATTTAGAGCCTGCTGTGATTGTGATTATCTTTAAAGTATTTATGTGGACTGGTGCGTACCCATGgcaacttgttttttatttggtaaaaaaattaattttttgaaaaaagactAAGAGATAtcatttattttggtttttttaagagaaaacaaagtaagaaaaaactatttatttgaaaaagatgtGTATGTAAAAATCGAGTCCGAATTaagggtcaagttacctattgaaAACGTACGGTGGTGAGTTATAGTACCCCTCTAGATCCGTATACATACGATCAATGATGAAatcaaattacaataatatatcaaataaatgacaagagaattatgcaaatgatttattgaactaattaaaatatatatatatatatatatatatatatatatatatatatatatatatatatatatatatatatatatatatatatatatatatatatatattttaaaagttaaattttaagaaatttcaaatgattttattaaaaacaatttcgaattaatgatttaaatttatttatttataaaaaaacggtttcaatttattttgaataaaatgtcatttgcatttgatttttattttagagaaaattatttgcacttattttatcaaaataattttttataaaatttcaatttggtaacacaaatgatttttatttgcttttattcaaaaatgatgaatttttacaactttatttataaaagtatctcaattttatttttatttacaaaatatttaatttattttttgacaatCTTATTAGAAATTAACTTTTGggcaattttatttaaagatcaATTTTCGGACaacttttattaaacaaataaatttttgaacaattattactaaaaacaaattttaaattttttattaaaacaattttctaaattttcttaaaaatatttttctaaattttgatgaattttttttttattaatatggtgtggaccccgcattttgcacgatgcgttcccacttgatgacgaaacctttttattttaaaaatgattttttttttcagagtcgttacttatttcaatttttttttaaagagaaaacaaaataagaaaaaaaaacctcatgtgactccttatttggaaaaagcatgtctgcAAAAACATAATCTAAACTCGTACGATGCGTTCCCACTAAATGGTGAAAcctctttattttgaaaatgatttattttttttcaaaaaatgacttggagtcgccacattttttttttaagggaaaacaaaataagaaagaaaaccctatgtgactccttatttggaaaaaacatgTCTACAAAAATATAATCTAGACTCGAGGGTCAcattacttatcaggaaggtatggtaaagaccgtaacacccctctaagtccctaaaaacgggtctttactaataaaatgaagcaagcatgacaattgattgattagaCATGGATACTGAATGAAtattaatcaaaacaaaataaccGAATGAACAAAAAAGGTAAAGAGTGTATCTTAGTGATGAGCTGATTGCTTCGCGAAAAACAAAGATTAGTGAACGAACACAGAATGATTACATGTGTCACAAAGCAAATCAATCAAACCTAACAATCAATcggtcaataaaaaaaaatcaccaatgttgggcccccaccaaagcccaatttatcttgtaTGAATTAGTcctataaattccattattttggaattatgaaaatatgcGTTCATgcttatttataaaaatcaaggaaaacaaaagattatttaaaaatcaaagaaatttgtgaattaaaaatatttgaaaaatggagtggaattaaaactagagttttgaaatttatttgaaaattgaagtctcgaaaaatatttgaaaattggagttcgACAATTAAAtctaagaattggaattttggaaattaaatttaaaagaaattgaaatttagaaaattatttgaaaattggagttttaaaaattaaatttaggaattggagttttagaaattaaatttgaagatgacattttagaaattaaatttgaaaattttggaattttggaaattaaatttgaaagaaattggagctttaaaaattaaatttaggaaatggaattttggaaactaaattcgaaagaaattggaatttagaaaattatttgaaaattggagttttaaaaattaaatttaggaattggagttttagaaattaaatttgaagatgacattttagaaattaaatttgaaaaaaattgaaattttggaaattaaatttgaaaaaaattggagctttaaaaattaaatttaggaaatggaattttggaaattaaatttaaaagaaattggaattttggaaattatttgagatttgggactttggaaattaaatttgaaagaaattggagttttaaaaattgaatttaggaaatggaattttggaaattaaatttaagaattggaattttggaaattgaatttgaaagaaattgaaaatttcgaaattaaatttgaaagaaattagaactttaaaaattaaatttaggaaattaaatttaagaattagaatttcgaaattaaatttaaaaaaaaatagaattttggaaattatttgagatttgggattttagaaattatatttaaaaacctaaactTTGAAAAACGTGAATTTGGAATTAAGAAAGATATGAGGgcatttaaagaaaaaagaaaaaaaaaaacaggccaTCAAATGCTAATGGGAGAGgcttcatatattttataaatggtTGTGTACAATCAAATTGtactttgttgattttttttttttttttttcttttgcttcatcttatccAAACTTCTCTCCCATTATATTAATGCTGTGAATACCATAAATTCGTGTAAGCTGAAAATTGCACTAGCCCACAATCTCACTCTGCCTAGCTTACTTTAAATCACAGAACAAATGTTTGTCCTCCATTGTAagccaaaaacagaggaaaaccaCAACAATGAAATAACCATAGAAGCAGAGCTTAAAGGAAACAAACAACTAAGCCATCAAATGAGGCTTATCGGTGAGCTTAAGAGCTAGTGTGTGGAAATCCTAAAGTGGGTTCAAAATATGAATGTAAATAATATCCTCAAATGTCACACAGTGAGTATAAAATAGAGCTAGAAAAGATAGAACATAACCCAAACTATTGAAGCAAGAAAAACAATCTCAGGCTCAATAAAACATGATGGTTTATAATACACACTCAATAGGCAAAATGAAACATAGAAACCAACATGAAGCTTGCAATGATCAAACCTGGACCAACTTCCTCTCGGCTTCtccctctatttttctttttattcttctagTTGCTTTATCTGGCTCTCCCgggcagttttttttttttttgcttccctCCCCGAAAAGCTTGCTCTACTTATTTTTCTGCAACCCCAATCTCCTTCATTTTGGATTCAGCTCACCCCCCTCTCTATTTTTCTTGCTCCACGAAAATTCCTCTACTCTCAACTCTCCAAAATGAATAGCccatggatgaaaaaaaaaacctacccCCGCCCATCACAAACCGGTTTCTAGCTCCCCCTCTTTCAATGCTCCCAGTTCCACCAAAATATCACCATCAACCCACTATTTTTGCCATCATTCTCTGCAGCTTGCTCAAAGGCGTCTCTATccccaaccaccaccatggcaaggcgGTGGTGTCCTTGGCCATGCGTCCCATGCATGTAGCTCCTTCTAAATCcgcacccccccccccccccccccctcacTCCAAAAAACTAGTTGCCAGCCCTTCTCAAGGTGGTGAAAACATGTtcaaaaaataaccaaaagacTTAGACCAAAATGAGGGTCCACATAtggatattttaaaactattatttaaacaaaatttataatttgttcgatattcaattttattcacactgaataaatatatacaaataaatatttatagaatcaataaaaataaaaccaaataaaagtgataAATAATACGTATACCCAAACAAGGTTATAGCAAATTCAATGCCCCATTTACAGCATTCCTAAGCATTATTTAGTTATTTCCTTCCATGAAGTTCCATTTTCCATATGCCAACCTTCCTAAACCTCTTTTCATTCCATGAAATTCCATTCTTCATATACTATAAATTTGTACTTAGCCAACAAATTTCTAATACAAGTAATGGAATGGactcaaatgtaaatataaaaaaatgtataaagtccaaaacaaatattcaagaccaaattcaaactttaaattaGTCCATcaaatttcaccaattaaaatggactaaaatgatcaaatttaaCTCAATAGAAACATCCCTCATGATATAGGTCtcaatccaaaattttcaaattaataatcaaaatataagcATAATTAGTCAAACCCAAacataacaaattaaattaaattcaatcgGACATAAACTTAATTTCCCATAattcaaacttaatttaatatacaaacaCAAAATTCACAACAAAAATCAAGTcaaatttaatatgtaaattctaaatgtaataaaaaatataccatAATATTATCtcatgtccaaattaaataattcataagagcaaaaatcatataaattatcaaccaatttaaattttatcaacaaaaaaatagttcaaatttcatattaattcaccaAAAGTAAATAAGCcgaaatttcatattaattcccCCACCCAAACCTCATgaacaattactattaaaatcaaagcaaataaaataaaataaaacaaaaataaataaaaataaaagaatgagagaGAGGTGAGGAGGGCATCGAAAGTGGTGCTGGAGTCATGTCGCCAGCAGTGGCGATGGTGACCGTCGACGATGGAGATGGTGCGGTGAgcgggaaagaaaagaaaaaagaaataaggatgaaaaaaatgaaaagaacgAAGAGTGACGGTGTAGACCCCCCATTTTTGGGGCTCATTTTTCTCACTTTTGTGCAGCTCAATTTTTTGCCGTGTCACAATTTTGGGTGGCCATGTGAATCACGTTAGTGGATtgagagagagggaagaagGTTTTTTTAAGGGTAGCTTAGAGAGACAGAGGAGTAGAGAGGGATGGTGAGCTGAGGCTTGATAGAGAAGATAACTGGAGAAGACCATTTGAGCTAGGGAAGGGGAGAAGTAGAATCGGCTGAGCTTGGAAGGGAGAGCTGATAAGAGAGAGGAGGAAAGACACAGAAGAATCGTCTTGAAAGAGGGTGACACAGGTATTGTGTCTCTAAGCGGTTGATTCTTTCATGTTCACGCCATTTTTACTGTGTTTCCTGGGTATCATGAGATTCTATTTTGATGTCTGAACGTGCTTATTGTGGACTCTTGCTTCTTTTTATGGAATCTGAGCTTGCTTGCACTCACCTGCTTGATTTATAACTTGTTTTCCGGTCTCTGTTTTGGGATTTTATATGAGATATTGGCATCCACgtcttgatttctttttttaaaaaaagaggtCCATTTTAACTCACCCCCTACATCTAAGCTGGTTGATGGAAACATGAAACGTGGCTTGTATGGGTTCATTTTAATCCTATTATTGGTGCTCTGTTCTTGCTGTTTCCCCTGTTTCTGGTTTGTAATGGAAGATGCGTATTATTTCTGGGGAATTCAAGTGAGCTGGGTAGAATGAGATTGTGGGCTGTGAGTTTTACGGAGAGGCGAAGGGAAATTATGGGATCCAATATGTATGAGCAGGGTGCAGGTAGAGTTCATCTCTGGAATCTTATGAAATTCTGAAGAGCTACCAACCTCGTGCAAGCATCTTTCCTAGCATTCTTGATCATACGGAATGCCCTTATTCTTGGCCCATCTGTCGTCAACTGCTCCATGTAAGTGCCATGCCTGTTACCTTCAATGCTACCATTCTGCATGGGATGGTGGCGCTTGGATATGTTGAAAGTGCTCCAACATGGCATCGTTCAGATAAGTAAGATAATCTTTTCAGCATTCGCTTCACCTACTCAGAAGTCATATGGCCTTGGACTGGTTAtcgagcaaaaaaaaaaaaaaaaaagaagctgcACTATTTTCAGGAGAGATTGAGGGCAATGTAACTGTGAAGATATATAGCCCATCAGCTCATTTGAAGAAGTACCTGTGTACTTCAGGTGAAACTAAAAATTGTCCCAACTCCTCCAAGATCAAAAAGAACCCTTTGGAATCAATTTCACAGTATCAAATATCCACCTGGTTATATTCCAAGAGACTCTTTGGATGTTCGTAACGACATTTTGGATCGGCATGGAGGTCATTCTGCAcgcaaattttaatattatgtttgacATGTTAAGAGATGCTGAATACTATGTTGAAGCACTAGGTTCACTTCTTACTTGCTTTGATGCCCGCCAGTGTGGTATTTTTCTTCTGGTGGACCTCTGTTACTGGAGGTACAAATATTCCTGCTCTGAATGATCTTTTGATACCATTTGGGGTTGCTTTTGGAGATAAGATACTCAATGGTGCTTTTTCTATTGATGGCGAGCATGGTCGATATGCAGCTGGAACGGATACTGTAAGGTTTCCAGCCGGTGGGTATGTGCATGCCTTCCATTTCTTTCATGCAATCATTCACTTCATATTGTGGTGTCAGTTGCACCTCTTAGGCCCATTTTCACTCTTCCCATACCCACCACATACCTATAACTCCAACCCACCATATTCACACCTCCATCTTTCAATATTCATGTCCATTCATCTCATTACCTCCTATCATCTTCCTAACCTACGTGCCCCCACCTCCAACTTCATATTCCACCATACCCACCTCTCTATCCTCTAAACCCACTGCCTGCAACTCATTCACCAAACTCATGCCGTGCCCATCATTACACTTCCCACTCATGTCTTCATCTCACCATCCTCTAAATCTTCATCCTTCAATACCCATTATCTCCACTGTCAAACCCATATCTCAAGCCAATCTTTTTCATGTGCAACACCTCAGGGCAAACCCACCATTCGACCATCCTTGAAGTTCATCAACTCACCACCATGCTCCTCATTTCCGTCCCATATTCTGGATTGCCTTTAGGCAACTAGGCCCATAACTATTTAGTTCAAGGTGATGGTCCATAACTCTTTGTCACTGTGATGGTCAATGACCGAAATGGAGGAACAGAGCAGTTGTGGAGCTTAAACAACTCATCAATGGCAGCCAGGAGTGTGCATGTAGTGGATAACCTAGATGCAGTGGTTTCAATGGCAGACATGAGC from Vitis riparia cultivar Riparia Gloire de Montpellier isolate 1030 chromosome 8, EGFV_Vit.rip_1.0, whole genome shotgun sequence includes the following:
- the LOC117919722 gene encoding WD repeat-containing protein LWD1-like, with protein sequence MQSPVEKKPGVYTYMAQWPIYSLAWSVRRDKKSRLAVGSFLEDYSNKVEVVQFSQETLDFSTDSRLVFDHPYAPTKLMFFPSEEAMNPDLIATSGDYLRLWEIHDDRIELKALLNGNKSEFNSAITSFDWAQLDARRIATCSVDTTCTIWDVERAAVDTQLVAHDKEVFDISWGGVGIFASVSGDGSARIFDLRDKERSTIIYENPIPDSPLLRLEWNKGDPKLIATVGMDSNKVVILDIRFPTAPILELRKHETSVNAISWAPHVGRHLCSVGDDSRALIWDVASHGFRLDATDEVEPIMWYGSTAEINQARWSPVDLDWIAIAFSNKLQLLKV